Proteins found in one Streptococcus criceti HS-6 genomic segment:
- a CDS encoding malolactic enzyme, with translation MQAHDILNNPFLNKGTAFTMEERKEHGLIGLLPPYVQSIEEQADQAYQHYLQKPSDLEKRLFLMEIFNTNRTLFYYLFNQHIVEFNPIVYDPTIADTIEHYSQLFVDPQYAAYLDINHPENIEETLKNAAGDRDIRLIVATDAEGILGIGDWGVQGVDISVGKLMVYTAAAGIDPSSVMPLVIDAGTNRQELLDDPMYLGNRHERIRGQQYDKFIDQFVQTAEKLFPKLYLHWEDFGRSTAADILNRYKNDIPTFNDDIQGTGIVVLGGIFGALDITGEKLTDQVYLCYGGGSAGAGIASRVHAEMVSEGLSEEEAYKHFFMIDQQGLLFDDMEDLTPAQKPFAKKRADFENAGDMTSLLDVIKTVKPTILVGTSTDAGAFTKEVVQAMCQNTERPVIFPISNPTKKLEATAEQVIQWSDGKAFVATGVPSGTVSYKGVDYQIGQANNALIYPGLGLGMLASEAKLLTDEMIGAAAHSLSGLVDPGQPGAPVLPPFKYVADVSIKVAEAVAKKAQEQGLAQAKETDMAKAVRDLKWYPEY, from the coding sequence ATGCAAGCACACGATATTTTAAACAATCCCTTTTTGAATAAGGGAACTGCCTTCACTATGGAAGAACGTAAGGAACACGGTCTGATTGGTCTCTTGCCACCTTACGTACAAAGCATTGAAGAACAGGCAGATCAAGCTTACCAGCACTACCTACAAAAACCATCAGATTTGGAAAAACGCCTCTTCTTGATGGAAATTTTCAACACCAATCGTACCCTCTTTTACTACTTGTTTAATCAGCATATCGTAGAGTTCAATCCTATCGTTTACGATCCCACAATTGCGGATACAATTGAACATTACAGTCAACTTTTTGTCGATCCTCAATACGCGGCCTACCTTGATATTAACCATCCAGAAAATATCGAAGAAACCTTGAAAAATGCAGCCGGCGACCGTGATATTCGTTTGATTGTAGCAACAGATGCTGAAGGAATCCTTGGTATCGGTGACTGGGGTGTCCAAGGGGTAGATATCTCTGTTGGTAAATTGATGGTCTACACGGCCGCTGCTGGTATTGACCCATCATCCGTAATGCCTTTGGTTATCGACGCTGGTACCAACCGCCAAGAACTTTTGGACGATCCAATGTACCTCGGTAACCGTCACGAACGGATCCGTGGCCAACAATATGATAAATTTATCGACCAATTTGTTCAAACCGCAGAAAAACTCTTCCCTAAACTCTACCTTCACTGGGAAGATTTCGGGCGCTCAACTGCGGCTGACATCTTGAACCGCTACAAGAATGATATTCCAACTTTCAATGATGATATTCAAGGTACTGGTATTGTTGTTCTCGGTGGTATCTTCGGTGCCCTTGATATCACTGGCGAAAAACTCACTGACCAAGTCTACCTCTGCTACGGTGGCGGTTCTGCCGGTGCTGGTATCGCTTCTCGAGTTCATGCTGAAATGGTCAGCGAAGGATTATCAGAAGAGGAAGCCTACAAACATTTCTTCATGATCGACCAGCAAGGTCTTCTCTTCGATGATATGGAAGATTTGACACCTGCCCAAAAACCATTTGCTAAAAAACGTGCGGACTTTGAAAATGCTGGTGATATGACTAGCCTCCTTGACGTTATCAAAACTGTCAAACCAACAATCTTGGTTGGTACCTCTACCGATGCTGGTGCCTTCACCAAGGAAGTTGTCCAAGCTATGTGTCAAAATACCGAACGTCCGGTTATCTTCCCAATCTCTAATCCAACTAAAAAATTGGAAGCAACTGCTGAGCAAGTCATTCAATGGTCTGATGGTAAGGCCTTCGTAGCAACAGGTGTTCCTTCCGGCACTGTTTCCTACAAGGGTGTGGATTATCAAATCGGTCAAGCCAACAACGCCCTTATCTATCCAGGTCTCGGACTTGGTATGTTAGCCTCAGAAGCCAAGCTCTTGACTGATGAAATGATTGGGGCCGCAGCCCACTCACTCAGTGGTTTGGTCGATCCGGGTCAGCCAGGGGCACCTGTTCTTCCACCATTTAAGTATGTAGCTGATGTTTCTATTAAGGTAGCTGAAGCCGTTGCCAAAAAAGCGCAAGAACAGGGCTTGGCCCAAGCAAAGGAAACTGATATGGCTAAGGCTGTCCGTGACCTCAAATGGTACCCAGAATATTAA
- a CDS encoding 2-hydroxycarboxylate transporter family protein, which produces MKKLNDIKISGLGLPLYAALIVILAITIWLGKLPLNMLGITLMLVLLGHLFYWIGQKTPFFNTYLGGGSVMTLLLAALLNTFHIIPKDVVTATNSFMNKGGFLDFYIAALICGAILGMNRNLLVKASARFIPISLATMVIGFFATGGMGVLLGQGFGHSVLYISMAQMAGGVGAGITPLSQIYSSTLHTDSQAIFSQLAPATTLGNLFAIIGAIVLARGFAKTKYNGHGVLIEVDKSELEKPKLELDATKIGVGLMFAFGIFLVGVILNNFVPKVHSYAFMIIIVFILKAANAVPQALQDCVVMFNQVIMTNLTHAVLAGIGLAMMDLTILVKTMTPSFAILSLTSVVSMGLASWFLGKIFGLFPVETAIGAGMINNSMGGTGNIAVLSAADRMEMIAFAQMANRLGGAIVLILGGILIQIFS; this is translated from the coding sequence ATGAAAAAACTTAATGATATTAAGATCTCTGGTCTTGGACTTCCCCTTTACGCAGCCCTTATTGTCATCTTAGCCATTACGATATGGCTGGGGAAGTTACCTCTCAATATGTTGGGAATCACCTTGATGTTGGTGCTCCTCGGCCATCTCTTTTACTGGATTGGTCAAAAAACGCCTTTCTTCAATACCTATCTAGGTGGCGGTTCGGTTATGACCCTCTTGCTGGCGGCCCTGCTTAACACTTTCCACATTATTCCAAAGGATGTGGTTACCGCTACCAATAGCTTTATGAATAAGGGGGGCTTCCTAGATTTCTATATTGCAGCCCTTATCTGTGGAGCTATTCTAGGAATGAATCGTAATCTTCTGGTTAAAGCTTCTGCCCGCTTCATTCCGATTTCCTTGGCAACTATGGTCATCGGTTTCTTTGCAACTGGCGGTATGGGTGTCCTTCTAGGGCAAGGTTTCGGTCACTCTGTACTCTACATCTCCATGGCTCAGATGGCTGGCGGTGTCGGAGCTGGAATTACCCCGCTGTCACAAATTTATTCTAGTACTCTGCACACAGATAGTCAGGCGATTTTCAGTCAGTTGGCCCCTGCAACGACTCTAGGTAACCTCTTTGCCATCATCGGGGCTATCGTACTGGCCCGTGGCTTTGCTAAAACCAAGTATAATGGTCATGGCGTCTTGATTGAGGTCGATAAGTCTGAATTGGAAAAACCAAAATTGGAACTGGATGCCACTAAAATCGGGGTTGGTCTTATGTTCGCTTTTGGTATCTTCTTGGTCGGAGTTATCCTCAATAACTTTGTTCCTAAAGTTCACAGTTACGCCTTTATGATCATCATTGTCTTTATTCTTAAAGCTGCCAATGCTGTACCCCAAGCACTTCAAGACTGTGTGGTCATGTTTAACCAAGTTATTATGACTAACTTGACCCATGCTGTCTTGGCTGGTATCGGTTTAGCCATGATGGATTTGACTATTCTTGTCAAGACTATGACACCAAGTTTCGCTATTCTCAGTCTGACCTCTGTTGTCTCCATGGGATTAGCCAGCTGGTTCTTGGGAAAAATCTTCGGGCTCTTCCCAGTCGAAACGGCTATTGGTGCTGGTATGATCAATAATTCCATGGGTGGTACTGGTAATATCGCTGTACTATCAGCAGCCGATCGGATGGAGATGATTGCCTTCGCTCAAATGGCTAATCGTCTTGGCGGTGCTATCGTCCTGATTTTAGGTGGTATTCTGATACAAATTTTTAGTTAA
- a CDS encoding sensor histidine kinase, translated as MANKQLNQSLTNIFMAYFMSVVLGAVGMGIIAYIGLIVAFRTGFILPANQTENELISLTRSIETDSHFKLSNLPQGTSYLLVDKDGQELQTNMSSQLKKVAASSRDSYNLDHGRYGYFKTFRKPDGSHLIVNYKLRQRYRDPWLEQHLPRLSIVVIGLLSLGLLLYFILTSLFFGRYVKRQLWPIIRMTEKIQDEELEFSLPKTRIKEFDQIIQSLDRLRTSLRDSLMRSWQLEQEKQNQIAALTHDIKTPLTVIKGNTDLLEMTKLTDQQSEFLVYTKRNAQLLDDYVQALNQLTKSQKRQDYTPQLISLKAFFDDLDKDARGLSLAKRITWESQGLSSLPDIQANWDQSLLKRALINVISNAMEYSPTGSVVSMTYRLQDSQLLLNITDSGSGFSQEALESAKMPFYTSNTSRSKSQSHQGLGLAVADNIVRLHGGSLELSNARHGGGQVTITLPIIKKQV; from the coding sequence ATGGCAAACAAACAATTGAACCAGTCCTTGACCAATATTTTCATGGCTTATTTCATGAGTGTTGTGCTGGGAGCAGTAGGAATGGGGATTATAGCTTACATTGGTTTGATAGTGGCTTTTAGAACCGGATTTATCTTGCCAGCTAATCAGACAGAAAATGAGTTGATAAGCTTAACACGTTCGATTGAGACAGATTCGCATTTTAAACTATCCAATCTTCCACAAGGGACTAGCTATCTGCTCGTGGATAAAGATGGACAGGAACTACAAACTAATATGAGCTCTCAACTGAAGAAGGTGGCGGCGTCATCTCGAGATTCTTACAATCTTGACCATGGTCGCTATGGGTATTTCAAAACCTTTAGGAAGCCTGATGGCAGCCATCTTATTGTCAATTATAAACTTAGGCAGCGTTATCGTGATCCTTGGTTAGAGCAGCATTTGCCCCGTCTGAGCATAGTTGTTATTGGTTTATTAAGTCTAGGACTCTTACTCTATTTTATCTTGACCAGCCTTTTCTTTGGCCGTTATGTCAAGCGCCAGTTGTGGCCTATTATAAGGATGACAGAGAAGATCCAAGATGAGGAGTTAGAATTTTCTTTACCAAAGACTAGAATCAAGGAGTTCGACCAAATTATCCAGAGTTTGGACAGATTGCGCACTAGTTTGAGAGATTCCCTGATGCGCAGCTGGCAATTGGAGCAGGAAAAGCAGAACCAAATAGCTGCCTTAACGCACGATATCAAGACTCCCTTGACTGTCATCAAGGGCAATACAGATTTATTAGAAATGACCAAGCTGACGGATCAGCAGTCTGAATTTTTGGTCTATACTAAGCGCAATGCTCAGTTGCTGGATGACTATGTGCAAGCGCTCAACCAATTGACTAAAAGTCAAAAACGACAGGACTACACACCGCAGCTGATATCTCTTAAAGCCTTTTTTGATGATTTGGACAAAGATGCTAGGGGGCTGTCTCTGGCTAAAAGGATCACTTGGGAATCGCAGGGGTTATCTAGTTTACCCGATATACAAGCCAACTGGGATCAATCTCTTCTTAAGCGTGCTCTTATAAACGTTATAAGCAATGCTATGGAATATTCACCAACAGGAAGTGTGGTCAGCATGACCTATAGATTGCAGGATAGTCAGCTCTTACTGAACATCACTGACAGTGGCTCAGGGTTTAGTCAAGAAGCATTGGAATCAGCAAAAATGCCTTTCTATACCTCTAATACTAGCAGGAGCAAAAGTCAGTCTCACCAAGGATTGGGCTTGGCTGTTGCTGATAATATTGTCCGCCTGCACGGCGGAAGTCTAGAACTGTCAAATGCTAGGCATGGTGGTGGTCAGGTTACTATCACCTTACCTATTATAAAAAAACAAGTTTGA
- a CDS encoding response regulator transcription factor, which translates to MTRILAIDDEADILTLIKNTLELQSYLVEAFTSVGHVDRSRLARYDLILLDIMMPDVNGFTFCQEIRPLVDCPILFLTAKSQEADIVTGLSYGADDYLVKPFGVQELLARVNAHLRRERREHHTSLVLGNIRFDLSAKEISISNQVLALTKSEYEICEHLAKHRGQVFSKEQLYNYLYGFEERGTPAAIAEHIKNIRAKFRMAGAEPIETVWGIGYKWQTNN; encoded by the coding sequence ATGACACGCATTTTAGCAATTGATGATGAAGCAGATATTCTGACTTTAATAAAAAATACCTTAGAGTTGCAGAGCTATCTGGTGGAGGCTTTTACGAGCGTTGGACACGTTGACCGTTCAAGATTAGCGCGCTATGATTTGATTTTACTGGATATTATGATGCCTGATGTGAACGGCTTTACTTTCTGTCAGGAGATTCGTCCTTTGGTAGACTGCCCTATTCTTTTTCTGACAGCTAAGTCGCAGGAAGCAGACATTGTCACAGGGCTTAGTTACGGAGCGGATGATTATCTAGTTAAGCCTTTTGGTGTCCAAGAGCTTTTAGCGCGTGTTAATGCCCACTTACGTCGGGAAAGACGTGAACATCATACCAGTCTAGTCTTGGGAAATATTCGGTTCGATCTGTCTGCCAAAGAAATTTCTATCAGCAATCAAGTACTTGCCCTGACTAAATCAGAGTACGAAATTTGTGAGCATTTGGCCAAACACCGCGGTCAGGTTTTCTCTAAAGAGCAGCTTTATAACTATCTCTATGGATTTGAAGAACGCGGAACACCTGCAGCCATTGCTGAGCATATCAAAAATATTCGAGCGAAATTTCGAATGGCTGGAGCAGAGCCCATTGAAACAGTTTGGGGGATTGGTTACAAATGGCAAACAAACAATTGA
- a CDS encoding TraX family protein, with amino-acid sequence MEKFQKLTGFHLKYLALVLMLLDHIHYFFDYTGKIPLWFTQLGRLSAPLFLFAIIEGFIHTHDRKKYFLKIYSLAIAMGLIQFGFSNVLQPLVRGDGFFPKNMMLSSFAILLVALQGFAWIEEKKYLRGIPTLLFPILLPFLFMPFYRIFMGSGNQLGMFVVNLLNFTILPLHLSIMDGGTATLIVGIAMYLCRKTLKREVIAFVIVSLLIELGRSLLVGAPLTLHAFLFLYFEWMEIFAAPFMLMYNGQRGKGSKHLFYIFYPLHIYLLYGLSVLLYG; translated from the coding sequence ATGGAAAAATTTCAAAAGCTGACAGGCTTTCACCTCAAATACCTTGCTTTGGTGCTAATGTTGCTAGACCATATTCATTACTTTTTTGACTATACGGGAAAGATTCCGCTGTGGTTCACTCAGCTAGGGAGACTATCCGCTCCTTTGTTCTTATTTGCGATTATCGAAGGGTTTATTCATACGCATGACCGCAAAAAATATTTCCTCAAGATTTACAGCTTGGCTATTGCTATGGGACTGATTCAGTTTGGCTTTTCTAATGTGCTGCAGCCTTTGGTACGGGGAGATGGCTTCTTTCCTAAGAATATGATGCTGTCCTCCTTTGCCATTTTGCTGGTTGCTTTGCAGGGGTTTGCTTGGATTGAGGAGAAGAAGTACCTTCGAGGCATTCCGACCCTTCTTTTTCCGATTCTTCTTCCCTTTCTTTTCATGCCTTTCTACCGCATCTTTATGGGGTCTGGTAATCAACTGGGCATGTTTGTTGTTAACTTGCTCAATTTCACGATCCTGCCGCTGCATCTTTCCATTATGGATGGTGGAACGGCGACTTTGATTGTAGGCATTGCCATGTACCTCTGCCGAAAAACGCTCAAAAGGGAAGTTATCGCCTTTGTTATTGTTTCGCTGCTAATTGAGTTAGGCCGTAGTCTTCTGGTGGGTGCTCCGCTGACGCTTCACGCATTTTTATTTCTTTATTTTGAGTGGATGGAAATCTTTGCAGCACCGTTCATGCTTATGTACAATGGCCAACGAGGCAAGGGCAGTAAACATCTCTTTTATATTTTCTATCCGCTGCATATTTACTTACTTTATGGCTTGTCAGTATTACTTTATGGATGA
- a CDS encoding lantibiotic immunity ABC transporter MutG family permease subunit, which produces MVKLIWAEFLKYNHTFLPWIHVLLPTGIAVLTAVFGLVTPAYSWASITSGYLQMLGIAFPLVIAVICSKGVELEAEAGRFQTVLASSQRNILYFVKFVSLIVMEIVAICLALAIFGILYRSDADVPYLAFYSYAGLFLLASTVILYVLHLLIAFLFGSGATIGLGIFETLVSALLLTGLGDGIWPFVPCAWPARLMGTWFNMLQYPDQNPVFAQQLLLWLEVAFPTTLLGLFLSLFWFDRWQGRNDGE; this is translated from the coding sequence ATGGTTAAATTGATTTGGGCAGAGTTTTTAAAATATAACCATACCTTTTTGCCTTGGATACATGTACTTTTACCAACTGGTATCGCTGTTTTAACGGCTGTCTTTGGTCTGGTGACACCTGCTTATTCTTGGGCAAGTATTACGAGTGGTTATTTACAGATGCTGGGAATTGCTTTTCCGTTAGTCATTGCTGTTATTTGCAGTAAAGGCGTTGAATTAGAGGCGGAAGCAGGTCGCTTTCAGACTGTCTTAGCAAGTAGTCAGCGAAACATCCTTTATTTTGTAAAGTTTGTCAGTCTTATCGTAATGGAAATTGTTGCTATATGTTTAGCTTTGGCCATCTTTGGCATCTTGTATCGCTCCGATGCGGATGTCCCTTATCTTGCCTTTTATAGCTATGCGGGTCTGTTTTTATTGGCATCAACAGTCATCTTATATGTGCTTCATCTATTAATCGCCTTTTTATTTGGCAGTGGTGCAACGATTGGCTTAGGGATTTTTGAAACTCTAGTCTCAGCCTTGCTGTTAACAGGATTAGGTGATGGCATTTGGCCATTTGTGCCTTGTGCTTGGCCAGCACGATTGATGGGGACTTGGTTTAACATGCTGCAATACCCAGATCAAAATCCTGTCTTTGCCCAGCAGCTTCTCCTCTGGCTGGAGGTGGCCTTTCCAACGACCCTGCTTGGTTTATTTCTCAGTCTTTTTTGGTTTGACAGATGGCAGGGGAGAAATGATGGAGAGTAG
- a CDS encoding lantibiotic immunity ABC transporter MutE/EpiE family permease subunit, producing MLGMFQAERLKLKRTMAKKLLIFGPLLVVIHGFMVPQYLITNAYNWWYVMILPGLLTLFAALVNTYEEKKLHYRAVFPLPISLRKFWTCKIMTLAYYLTLSSFLHCFVLVLLKYFVFPNAGETYPISQMLLASMALLLSVLWQLPFCLWLAKKLGLIVTLLINLTANVILGVVFSTTVYWLLCPYAWGIRLMIPIMKIYPNGLKADSEAAAPLLATSNWSVMISLTLALVLFAGLTWLTALWFEKQEVK from the coding sequence ATGCTGGGAATGTTTCAGGCAGAGCGCTTAAAACTGAAGCGGACGATGGCAAAAAAATTACTGATTTTTGGACCGCTATTGGTAGTGATACACGGTTTTATGGTGCCTCAATATTTGATTACGAATGCTTATAATTGGTGGTATGTCATGATTTTACCGGGGCTCCTGACCTTATTTGCTGCTTTAGTAAATACTTATGAAGAAAAAAAGTTACATTATCGGGCAGTCTTTCCCTTGCCAATTTCCTTAAGAAAATTTTGGACGTGTAAGATTATGACTTTGGCTTATTACTTGACCCTGAGCAGTTTCTTGCATTGTTTTGTTTTAGTCTTGTTGAAATATTTTGTTTTTCCTAACGCTGGAGAAACTTATCCTATTAGCCAAATGCTTCTTGCTTCTATGGCCTTATTGCTCAGTGTGCTTTGGCAGCTCCCATTTTGTTTATGGTTGGCAAAGAAACTGGGCTTAATTGTCACCTTGTTGATCAATCTCACAGCTAATGTTATTTTGGGAGTTGTTTTTTCGACGACCGTTTATTGGTTGTTGTGCCCGTATGCTTGGGGGATACGATTGATGATCCCCATTATGAAAATATATCCTAATGGACTGAAAGCTGATTCAGAAGCTGCGGCACCGCTATTAGCAACTAGCAACTGGTCTGTTATGATCAGCTTAACTCTGGCGCTTGTCCTCTTTGCAGGGCTGACCTGGCTAACGGCTCTTTGGTTTGAGAAACAGGAGGTTAAGTAA
- a CDS encoding lantibiotic protection ABC transporter ATP-binding protein gives MDYMLETKNLTKQFGRQKAVNQLNLKVERQSIYGLLGPNGSGKSTTLKMVTGMLRKTSGQILIDGHDWSRKDLENIGALIESPPLYENLTARENLKVRTLMLGLPDSRIDEVLKIVDLTNTSKKRTGQFSMGMKQRLGIAITLLNHPKLLILDEPTNGLDPIGIQELRELIRSFPEQGITVIISSHILSEIQMTADHIGIIANGVLGYQDRIHQDEDLEKLFTDVVMKYRGGE, from the coding sequence ATGGATTATATGCTAGAAACGAAAAATTTAACCAAACAGTTTGGTCGGCAAAAAGCAGTTAATCAGCTGAACTTGAAAGTTGAACGGCAGTCGATTTATGGTCTGCTAGGACCCAATGGTTCCGGTAAGTCAACAACTTTAAAGATGGTTACGGGAATGCTGAGAAAGACATCTGGTCAGATTCTGATTGACGGACACGATTGGAGTCGTAAGGATTTAGAAAATATCGGTGCTTTGATTGAATCGCCGCCGCTTTATGAAAACCTGACTGCGCGTGAAAATTTAAAAGTACGCACCCTGATGCTGGGTTTACCCGACAGCCGCATTGATGAAGTCTTAAAGATTGTTGACCTAACCAACACCAGTAAGAAACGAACAGGTCAGTTTTCCATGGGGATGAAGCAGCGCTTGGGAATCGCGATTACTCTGCTTAACCATCCTAAACTCTTGATTTTAGACGAGCCGACTAACGGGCTTGATCCTATTGGTATTCAGGAACTGCGTGAGCTCATTCGTTCCTTTCCTGAACAGGGGATTACAGTTATCATTTCCAGTCATATCTTATCTGAGATTCAGATGACAGCGGATCATATCGGGATTATTGCCAATGGTGTGCTTGGCTATCAAGATAGAATTCACCAAGACGAAGACTTAGAAAAGCTCTTTACTGATGTTGTCATGAAGTATCGAGGAGGTGAGTGA
- a CDS encoding DEAD/DEAH box helicase, producing MKFTELNLAENILQAVEKAGFVEPSPIQEMTIPLALEGKDVIGQAQTGTGKTAAFGLPTLNKIDTANNVIQALVIAPTRELAVQSQEELFRFGREKGVKVRSVYGGSSIEKQIKALRSGAHIVVGTPGRLLDLIKRRALKLNTVETLILDEADEMLNMGFLEDIEAIISHVPNERQTLLFSATMPDAIKRIGVKFMKDPEHVKIAAKELTSDMVEQFYVRVKEREKFDTMTRLIDVEQPELSIVFGRTKRRVDELTRGLKLRGYRAEGIHGDLDQNKRLRVIRDFKNDNLDILVATDVAARGLDISGVTHVYNYDIPQDPESYIHRIGRTGRAGKSGQSITFVSPNEMGYLSIIENLTKKRMKGLKPATADEAFQAKKQVALKKIERDFADESIRSSFDKFKGDAVKLAAEFSPEELALYILSLTVQDPETMPEVEISRERPLPFKPSGSYKSKGGRSNNNRRNGGGRDRSRRDNNGRRDFKRFSNKNRKDFEKKDNKRPHRTSNEKKNGFVIRNKGDR from the coding sequence TTGAAATTTACAGAATTAAACTTAGCAGAAAATATTCTGCAGGCTGTTGAAAAAGCAGGTTTCGTTGAACCCTCTCCTATTCAGGAGATGACTATTCCCTTGGCTCTTGAAGGCAAAGATGTTATCGGCCAAGCACAGACAGGAACTGGTAAAACGGCAGCTTTCGGCCTGCCAACCTTAAATAAGATTGACACTGCTAATAATGTCATTCAAGCTTTAGTTATTGCGCCAACACGGGAATTGGCCGTTCAAAGTCAGGAAGAGCTCTTCCGTTTTGGCCGCGAAAAGGGTGTCAAGGTTCGCTCAGTTTACGGTGGGTCCAGCATTGAAAAGCAAATTAAGGCCTTGCGTTCAGGTGCCCATATCGTAGTTGGTACACCAGGGCGTCTGCTGGACTTGATCAAACGTCGAGCTCTTAAGCTCAATACAGTTGAGACCTTAATTCTTGACGAAGCCGATGAAATGCTTAATATGGGCTTTTTGGAAGATATTGAAGCCATCATCAGCCATGTGCCAAACGAACGCCAAACCCTGCTCTTCTCGGCTACCATGCCAGATGCGATTAAACGTATTGGTGTGAAGTTTATGAAAGATCCTGAGCATGTCAAAATTGCAGCTAAGGAACTAACCAGCGATATGGTTGAGCAGTTCTACGTTCGCGTTAAAGAGCGGGAAAAATTTGATACCATGACTCGTTTGATTGATGTCGAACAGCCTGAGCTATCTATTGTCTTTGGCCGGACTAAACGGCGGGTAGATGAATTGACTCGCGGTCTCAAACTGCGAGGCTACCGGGCAGAAGGTATCCATGGAGATTTGGATCAAAACAAGCGTTTGCGAGTCATCCGCGACTTTAAAAATGATAATCTAGATATCCTAGTAGCGACCGATGTAGCGGCGCGTGGACTCGATATTTCAGGCGTGACCCATGTCTACAACTACGATATTCCGCAAGATCCCGAGAGCTATATCCACCGCATCGGGCGAACTGGCCGTGCAGGTAAATCAGGTCAATCCATCACTTTTGTCTCACCTAATGAAATGGGTTACCTTTCTATCATTGAAAATCTAACTAAAAAGCGCATGAAGGGCCTTAAACCGGCAACTGCAGACGAAGCCTTTCAAGCTAAGAAACAGGTTGCGCTCAAGAAGATTGAGCGTGACTTTGCAGACGAGAGCATCCGCTCTAGCTTTGATAAATTTAAAGGAGATGCGGTCAAACTGGCTGCTGAATTTTCACCAGAAGAACTGGCCCTCTATATCCTGTCCTTAACGGTACAAGATCCAGAAACGATGCCAGAGGTAGAAATCAGCCGTGAAAGACCCCTGCCATTTAAACCATCTGGTAGTTATAAGAGCAAAGGCGGCCGCAGCAATAATAATCGCCGCAATGGCGGTGGTAGAGATCGTTCTCGAAGGGATAACAATGGTCGACGCGACTTTAAGCGGTTCTCCAATAAAAATCGTAAAGACTTTGAAAAGAAGGACAATAAACGTCCCCACCGCACTTCAAACGAGAAGAAAAATGGTTTTGTTATTCGCAACAAGGGTGACAGATAG
- a CDS encoding MarR family winged helix-turn-helix transcriptional regulator, with product MELHESLGFLLNYSARLIKRRLDQELKQYHLTTSQWAVLKILSEHSHISQAELADLTGTDRANCGAVLDKLIAKQFVEKTLSPQDRRSYVVSITPSALELVENIVALVNQTNRQALEGFSKDEQQQFVNSLNLVIKNLLKAR from the coding sequence ATGGAGTTACATGAATCGTTGGGCTTTTTGCTAAATTACAGCGCACGTTTGATAAAGAGAAGGCTTGATCAAGAGCTTAAGCAGTACCATCTGACAACGTCACAATGGGCAGTTTTAAAAATACTATCTGAACACAGTCATATATCACAAGCGGAATTGGCAGATTTGACTGGAACTGATCGCGCCAATTGCGGCGCTGTGCTTGATAAATTAATCGCTAAACAGTTTGTCGAAAAAACACTGTCGCCCCAAGATCGCAGAAGTTATGTTGTTTCAATAACACCGTCAGCACTTGAGTTGGTTGAAAACATTGTCGCCTTAGTTAATCAAACAAATAGACAGGCGCTGGAAGGATTCTCAAAAGACGAGCAACAGCAATTTGTTAATAGCCTAAACCTTGTCATAAAAAATTTGCTGAAAGCGAGGTAG
- a CDS encoding rhodanese-like domain-containing protein, with protein sequence MTKLELLETYLSLYINHFDVLKAMESNESPYVILDVRNAPAAVKKDQIKGALAIPAKDLANELEQLDKEKIYVVYDWNSGTTLGKQALFILLSAGFEAYELSGALEGWKGMNLPIEEVH encoded by the coding sequence ATGACAAAACTGGAATTACTAGAAACCTACCTTAGCCTGTATATTAACCATTTTGACGTATTGAAGGCCATGGAAAGCAACGAGTCACCTTATGTGATCTTGGATGTCCGCAATGCACCGGCTGCTGTCAAAAAAGACCAGATTAAGGGCGCTTTGGCGATACCTGCTAAGGACTTAGCTAATGAGCTTGAGCAGTTAGACAAAGAGAAAATCTATGTTGTCTATGATTGGAACAGCGGAACAACCTTAGGCAAGCAAGCACTCTTCATACTGTTATCCGCTGGTTTTGAAGCCTACGAGCTCTCAGGAGCTCTTGAAGGATGGAAGGGCATGAATCTGCCAATTGAAGAAGTTCACTAA